The following coding sequences lie in one Deltaproteobacteria bacterium genomic window:
- a CDS encoding glycine zipper 2TM domain-containing protein: MAIAVQMFAVATLLSTTSCGRPLSNTEKGALLGGAVGAGTGALIGKGKGAAIGGAAGAVGGAVIGSQMDQRERERYGDDRYY, from the coding sequence ATGGCAATCGCGGTACAGATGTTTGCGGTTGCTACGCTTCTGTCGACGACAAGTTGTGGTCGTCCCCTCAGTAACACTGAGAAAGGCGCATTGCTTGGTGGAGCCGTCGGTGCCGGAACTGGTGCGTTGATTGGCAAAGGCAAAGGCGCCGCTATTGGCGGCGCGGCGGGCGCTGTTGGCGGTGCAGTTATTGGCAGTCAGATGGATCAGCGCGAACGCGAGCGGTACGGAGATGATCGCTATTATTAA
- a CDS encoding GNAT family N-acetyltransferase: MVHISIRPATAADVETILRFIKGLAAFENEPDAVKTTTADLLRDGFGEQPKFEVLIAEADTEAVGFALFFPTYSTWEGRAGIHLEDIFVLEQWRSHGVGKKLIIELAKTAVARGCGRLELSVLDWNPAREFYHRLGITHQKEWLPYRISGDALRALSETTSKNPTA; the protein is encoded by the coding sequence ATGGTGCATATTTCCATCCGCCCTGCCACCGCCGCTGATGTTGAAACGATTCTCCGTTTCATCAAAGGCCTGGCCGCGTTTGAGAACGAGCCAGATGCGGTGAAGACGACAACTGCAGATCTGCTCCGCGACGGTTTTGGTGAGCAGCCCAAATTTGAAGTGTTAATTGCTGAAGCAGATACCGAGGCAGTGGGTTTTGCCTTATTCTTTCCCACCTACTCGACCTGGGAAGGACGAGCGGGAATTCATCTCGAAGATATTTTCGTACTGGAGCAGTGGCGCAGTCATGGGGTTGGGAAAAAGCTGATCATCGAATTGGCAAAAACTGCCGTTGCGCGTGGCTGCGGGCGTCTAGAACTCTCTGTACTCGATTGGAATCCCGCGCGTGAATTTTACCACCGTCTCGGCATTACCCATCAGAAAGAATGGTTGCCGTATCGGATCAGTGGTGATGCGCTTCGAGCGCTGAGTGAGACGACAAGCAAAAACCCCACAGCCTGA
- the sufT gene encoding putative Fe-S cluster assembly protein SufT, whose translation MAQEEVVLTRDCEGTQIPQGTPFTVPKGTPAFITQALGETYTLRLPTLGRLVRITDKDADAIGKQRTQGSRETARNDGPLTEDMVWAQLREVYDPEIPINVVDLGLVYDLQLNPLPDGKHNVLVQMTLTAQGCGMGPSIARDAQRRIETLPHIADVEVRIVWDPQWHPDMMSAEGKKRLGVE comes from the coding sequence ATGGCGCAAGAAGAAGTGGTGCTGACGCGCGATTGTGAAGGAACACAAATTCCCCAAGGAACGCCCTTCACCGTTCCCAAAGGAACACCAGCGTTTATTACCCAAGCACTCGGGGAAACCTACACGCTTCGTCTCCCAACACTGGGCAGGCTCGTTCGTATTACCGATAAAGATGCCGATGCGATCGGCAAACAACGCACACAAGGAAGCCGAGAAACCGCACGGAACGACGGGCCACTCACGGAAGATATGGTGTGGGCACAGTTGCGAGAGGTCTACGATCCCGAGATTCCTATCAATGTTGTTGATCTTGGACTCGTGTACGATCTTCAGCTCAACCCGCTTCCAGATGGCAAGCACAACGTGTTAGTACAAATGACCCTCACCGCCCAAGGCTGTGGCATGGGACCTTCCATAGCCCGCGATGCGCAACGGCGCATTGAAACGTTACCTCATATTGCTGACGTCGAAGTTCGCATTGTTTGGGACCCGCAATGGCATCCGGACATGATGTCCGCTGAGGGGAAGAAGCGGTTGGGGGTGGAGTAA
- a CDS encoding MFS transporter translates to MKQEDISSSLSASPATTAPAKAKTFYGWVVVGCAFTVLCVAYGIQFSFGVFLPEISKDTGWGRDSLSWPYALYVFLYSALGAVSGRFTDRWGPRIVITVGGCLLGVGIILTSQVQAVWQMYLSLGLIAASGMSAAYVPCNATVVRWFIEKRGFAIGLTSSGASFGTFLFPPLAAALISAFGWRGAYLALGILGLAAITACAAFMVRDPEQMNLHPDGIPPAPLPSSPSSSQPVIASDEWTLAEAKRTTPFWLLNLVFILTWLVVFMPMVHLVPFAVDLGIPQFRAAMTISVVGLAGSIGRLFIATISDRLGRVATLGLCFVLQGLGFLGFTLSSGLTTLYPAAAIFGLSYGGVTALFPAIIGDFFGRMSVGAIAGFIFAVSGAPAAFGPLIAGYMYTITGSYSLAFLLSASLNFIAFALLFFLKKPQR, encoded by the coding sequence ATGAAACAAGAAGACATCAGCAGCAGTCTCTCCGCTTCACCGGCCACAACGGCACCTGCGAAAGCCAAGACGTTCTACGGCTGGGTCGTGGTTGGCTGCGCCTTTACCGTGCTTTGTGTCGCCTACGGCATTCAGTTCAGTTTCGGCGTGTTCTTGCCAGAGATCTCAAAAGATACCGGCTGGGGACGTGACAGTTTATCGTGGCCCTATGCGCTCTATGTATTTCTTTACAGTGCTCTCGGTGCAGTAAGTGGCCGTTTCACTGATCGCTGGGGGCCGCGGATCGTTATCACTGTCGGTGGATGCCTGTTAGGAGTTGGCATTATCCTCACCAGTCAAGTGCAAGCGGTGTGGCAGATGTATCTGTCTCTTGGGCTCATTGCTGCGTCAGGCATGAGCGCGGCTTATGTCCCATGTAATGCGACGGTGGTGCGCTGGTTTATCGAGAAACGCGGCTTCGCTATTGGCCTCACTTCGAGTGGGGCGAGCTTTGGCACTTTTCTCTTTCCTCCGCTCGCGGCTGCGCTGATTTCTGCTTTTGGCTGGCGTGGCGCGTATCTCGCCCTTGGGATTCTCGGCCTTGCGGCTATTACTGCATGCGCAGCATTTATGGTTCGTGATCCTGAGCAGATGAACTTGCATCCCGACGGGATTCCTCCAGCACCACTTCCATCTTCACCCTCTTCCTCACAGCCTGTAATAGCAAGCGACGAATGGACGCTTGCTGAAGCAAAACGCACCACCCCGTTCTGGTTACTCAACCTCGTCTTCATATTGACGTGGCTGGTGGTGTTCATGCCGATGGTCCACCTTGTCCCCTTCGCTGTCGACCTTGGCATCCCACAATTTCGTGCAGCAATGACGATCAGTGTCGTCGGCCTCGCGGGTTCGATTGGGCGTTTGTTTATCGCCACAATTTCCGACCGACTGGGTCGCGTTGCTACTCTCGGGTTGTGTTTCGTGCTGCAAGGACTCGGGTTTCTCGGTTTCACTCTGAGTTCTGGATTGACGACGTTATATCCTGCCGCTGCCATTTTTGGTTTGTCGTATGGTGGAGTGACTGCGTTATTTCCGGCAATCATTGGGGATTTCTTTGGCCGCATGTCGGTTGGAGCAATTGCGGGGTTCATTTTTGCGGTGTCTGGCGCTCCCGCGGCCTTTGGTCCGCTCATCGCTGGCTATATGTATACTATCACTGGAAGTTATAGTTTGGCGTTTCTTTTGAGTGCCTCCCTTAACTTTATTGCCTTCGCACTCCTATTCTTCTTGAAGAAGCCACAGCGCTGA
- a CDS encoding type II toxin-antitoxin system Phd/YefM family antitoxin: MQAKKIVSLAQARASLSRLTREIATGGGPIAITQRSNLAALLVNAKRYEEDMAELALYRRQRHKSGLRSYAKLIEIVGDLDEASRRLTTEYEAALKRSGEVLRHALRD, from the coding sequence ATGCAAGCAAAAAAAATTGTGAGTCTCGCACAAGCACGAGCCTCCCTCAGCCGTCTTACCCGTGAGATTGCTACTGGCGGCGGGCCGATTGCTATTACGCAACGTTCAAATCTTGCCGCACTGTTAGTCAATGCAAAACGATACGAGGAAGATATGGCAGAACTCGCGCTGTATCGTCGCCAGCGGCATAAGTCTGGATTGCGATCGTACGCAAAGTTGATAGAAATCGTTGGCGACCTTGACGAAGCCTCTCGTCGACTCACTACAGAGTATGAGGCCGCTCTCAAACGGAGCGGAGAGGTATTACGTCATGCTCTACGTGACTGA
- a CDS encoding type II toxin-antitoxin system VapC family toxin: MRPLSNGAERYYVMLYVTDTHPLILFSTGKTQKLGKNARRVFRDAEQGKSRIVIPVTVLEEIMRLSEEGAIRLAKPFPELVADYQHEPSPFFIQDYTLDVLLAAAQFSTIRDPFDRVIVATAQVLDYPLITSDHVFHEGRFVPMVWD, translated from the coding sequence ATGAGGCCGCTCTCAAACGGAGCGGAGAGGTATTACGTCATGCTCTACGTGACTGACACACATCCCCTCATTCTCTTCTCTACAGGAAAAACGCAGAAGCTCGGCAAGAATGCTCGACGAGTTTTTCGCGATGCTGAGCAGGGAAAGTCACGCATTGTTATTCCAGTAACGGTACTTGAGGAGATAATGCGGTTAAGTGAAGAGGGAGCGATCCGTCTTGCAAAACCGTTTCCTGAACTTGTGGCCGACTATCAACACGAACCTAGCCCTTTCTTCATTCAAGACTACACACTTGATGTTCTCCTGGCAGCAGCTCAGTTTTCGACCATTCGCGACCCGTTTGATCGCGTGATTGTTGCCACTGCTCAGGTGCTCGATTACCCACTTATCACGAGTGATCATGTTTTTCATGAAGGAAGGTTTGTTCCCATGGTATGGGATTGA
- the apaG gene encoding Co2+/Mg2+ efflux protein ApaG, producing MFTSDAVTNGIRVRINARFDPSRSKPQQSQWFFLYTVTISNEGSVTSQLISRHWVITDANGKVEEVRGPGVVGEQPVLGPGQSFEYTSGCPLSTSFGTMHGTYQMITTKGERFDATIAAFTLSEPHALH from the coding sequence GTGTTCACTTCCGATGCTGTCACTAATGGGATTCGCGTGCGTATCAACGCACGGTTTGATCCTTCTCGCTCCAAACCGCAACAAAGTCAGTGGTTCTTTCTCTACACCGTTACCATTTCCAACGAAGGCTCGGTGACCTCTCAGCTCATCAGTCGTCACTGGGTCATCACCGATGCCAACGGCAAGGTCGAAGAAGTGCGCGGTCCTGGCGTAGTTGGCGAGCAACCTGTCCTGGGCCCTGGCCAATCGTTTGAGTACACCTCCGGCTGTCCCCTGAGCACTTCCTTTGGCACTATGCACGGCACCTATCAAATGATCACCACCAAAGGTGAACGATTTGACGCCACCATCGCCGCCTTTACCTTAAGCGAGCCGCACGCATTGCACTAG